From Corynebacterium sp. BD556, the proteins below share one genomic window:
- a CDS encoding IS3 family transposase (programmed frameshift), which translates to MPRKTYTEQFKRDAVTLYESTPGATINAIASDLGVNRNSLRTWLDAFGTGTKTNANGEKVASPIAAANSERTPAQGLSDAERIRMLERENATLREEREILRKAAKYFAEGDELVNRFQFVDDHRDFYEVKRLCEVLKINRSSYYKWKSAAPARRRRLVADAALGARIKAVFTAENGCYGAKRITAAINSDPTSDDRLNHKRTARLMRQMELFGYTKKRRVKTTVSAKRAPTFPDLLARRFTAEKPNTVYVGDITYLPIADGSNMYLATVIDCYSRQLTGFAIAVHMRTELVEEALMMAYGIRGGLDGAIFHSDHGSVYTSDRYRRLCERLGVTQSMGAIGTSADNSLAESFNATLKREVLQDAPVFASQLVCRRDVFQWCSRYNTKRLHSRCGYRSPNAFESSETAILKTASD; encoded by the exons ATGCCACGCAAGACCTACACCGAGCAGTTCAAGCGTGACGCAGTGACGTTGTACGAGTCGACCCCTGGAGCCACGATCAACGCGATCGCCTCCGATCTCGGGGTCAACCGCAACTCCCTGCGCACCTGGCTCGACGCCTTCGGCACCGGCACCAAAACCAACGCCAACGGTGAAAAAGTCGCCAGCCCGATCGCCGCAGCCAACAGCGAACGTACTCCTGCTCAAGGACTCTCCGATGCCGAACGCATCCGCATGCTGGAACGCGAAAACGCCACGCTACGGGAAGAACGAGAGATCCTGCGCAAGGCGGCCAAATATTTCGCGGAAG GAGACGAACTGGTGAACCGCTTTCAGTTCGTTGATGACCACCGAGACTTCTACGAGGTCAAGCGGTTATGTGAGGTCCTGAAGATCAACCGGTCCTCCTACTACAAGTGGAAATCTGCTGCTCCTGCCCGCCGGCGACGCCTCGTCGCTGACGCGGCGCTGGGAGCGAGGATCAAGGCCGTGTTCACAGCTGAGAACGGCTGTTACGGGGCGAAACGCATCACAGCGGCCATCAACTCGGATCCGACCAGCGATGATCGCCTCAATCACAAGCGCACCGCCAGGCTGATGCGCCAGATGGAATTGTTCGGCTACACCAAGAAACGCCGCGTAAAGACCACGGTGTCTGCGAAACGCGCTCCGACGTTTCCGGATCTGCTCGCACGCCGTTTCACCGCGGAGAAACCAAACACGGTCTACGTCGGCGATATCACCTACCTCCCGATTGCAGATGGGTCGAATATGTACCTGGCGACGGTCATCGACTGCTACTCGCGGCAGTTGACCGGTTTCGCGATCGCCGTCCACATGCGTACGGAGTTAGTTGAAGAGGCTTTGATGATGGCTTACGGGATCCGTGGTGGGCTTGACGGAGCGATTTTCCACTCCGATCATGGCAGTGTATACACCTCTGATCGGTACCGAAGACTATGTGAACGTCTCGGTGTTACCCAATCGATGGGAGCAATTGGTACCAGCGCGGATAATTCTCTGGCGGAGTCGTTCAACGCCACGTTGAAACGGGAAGTCCTTCAAGATGCACCTGTTTTCGCCAGTCAGCTGGTATGTCGCCGGGACGTGTTCCAATGGTGCAGTCGCTACAACACCAAACGCCTGCACTCGAGGTGCGGCTATCGTTCGCCGAACGCCTTTGAATCTTCCGAAACAGCTATACTCAAAACCGCATCTGATTAA
- a CDS encoding IS3 family transposase (programmed frameshift) has protein sequence MARPSKYDTATQERAVRMYFERLEDGDISKAAARREIGELLGVKESTLRNWIRKQEKQEQAPQPGSLSYEQLQAVYEEQAKEVAKLRRANEILKTASAFFAQGGARPQTSVVVDFICTYRNRFGVEPICETLTAHGIAIAPSTFYAHQSRGFGPTGAELDEAYAAHRIYRLWEENRKVYGRRKLWKAAIRDGMLIGRDQVERLMKITGIRGVSRGMHRKKTTVANPAHRRHPDRIGRRWRYPSHPDQWWNAEFTYAWTREGFCYVAFIVDAYLRQVLGWVLTTVMDTRMVLMALEHALFSRRRTRMDFTATGIVYHSDAGAQYTSLAFTDALADAGLQGSIGSVGDALDNAMMESTIGLYKTELIDVDPARTWRDAREVETETASWVYWYNHQRLHSSIGDVPPIEYEQDYEEFNGSEPRKVDTEF, from the exons ATGGCACGGCCCAGCAAGTACGACACCGCCACTCAAGAACGCGCGGTACGTATGTACTTCGAACGTCTCGAAGACGGCGACATCTCCAAGGCAGCCGCCCGCCGAGAGATCGGCGAACTGCTCGGCGTAAAGGAATCCACCCTGCGCAACTGGATCCGAAAACAGGAAAAGCAGGAACAAGCACCCCAGCCCGGCTCCCTGTCCTACGAGCAGCTCCAGGCTGTCTACGAGGAGCAGGCCAAGGAAGTCGCCAAACTGCGACGAGCCAATGAGATCCTCAAGACGGCGTCAGCTTTTTTCGCCCAAG GCGGAGCTCGACCGCAAACTTCGGTAGTCGTGGATTTCATCTGCACCTACCGGAACCGTTTCGGGGTCGAGCCAATCTGCGAAACCTTGACTGCCCACGGCATCGCGATTGCCCCGAGCACCTTCTACGCCCACCAGTCCCGCGGCTTCGGCCCCACCGGAGCCGAACTCGACGAAGCGTACGCCGCCCACCGCATCTACCGACTGTGGGAGGAAAACCGCAAGGTCTATGGCCGGCGCAAGCTCTGGAAAGCAGCCATCCGTGACGGCATGCTTATTGGTCGTGACCAGGTGGAACGGCTGATGAAGATCACCGGCATCCGCGGTGTGTCCCGCGGAATGCACCGCAAGAAGACGACCGTGGCCAATCCTGCGCACCGCCGGCACCCGGACCGAATAGGCCGTCGGTGGAGGTATCCGTCGCATCCGGATCAGTGGTGGAACGCGGAATTCACCTACGCCTGGACGCGGGAGGGATTCTGCTACGTCGCCTTCATCGTCGACGCCTACTTGCGGCAGGTCCTCGGCTGGGTCCTCACCACGGTGATGGACACCAGGATGGTGCTCATGGCCCTGGAACACGCGTTGTTCAGCCGCAGACGCACCCGCATGGATTTCACCGCCACCGGCATCGTCTATCACTCGGACGCCGGGGCGCAATACACCTCGCTGGCGTTCACCGACGCGCTGGCAGACGCCGGACTCCAGGGCTCGATCGGCTCGGTCGGTGATGCTCTGGACAACGCGATGATGGAGTCGACGATCGGGCTGTACAAGACTGAGCTCATCGACGTCGATCCCGCACGCACATGGAGGGATGCCCGGGAGGTCGAAACGGAAACGGCCTCGTGGGTCTACTGGTACAATCACCAGCGTCTGCACTCGTCGATCGGTGACGTTCCCCCGATCGAATACGAGCAGGACTACGAGGAATTCAACGGGTCTGAACCCCGGAAAGTGGACACGGAGTTTTAA
- a CDS encoding transposase — translation MMKKFKKHTPEQIVVKLEKATKLKAEGKTNADVARQLQISEATLARWSKTYGQMDRTQARELKALRDENAKLKKLLGEAELEKAALKELAEGNF, via the coding sequence ATGATGAAGAAGTTTAAGAAACACACCCCGGAACAGATTGTGGTCAAGCTCGAGAAAGCTACCAAGCTCAAGGCGGAAGGTAAGACCAACGCCGATGTGGCTCGTCAGCTACAGATCAGTGAGGCAACTCTTGCTCGGTGGTCGAAGACGTACGGGCAGATGGACCGAACTCAAGCCAGGGAGCTTAAAGCGCTGCGTGATGAAAACGCCAAGCTCAAGAAGTTGTTGGGCGAAGCCGAGTTGGAGAAGGCTGCGCTCAAGGAGTTGGCTGAGGGAAACTTCTAA
- a CDS encoding IS3 family transposase (programmed frameshift), which translates to MPRKTYTEQFKRDAVTLYESTPGATINAIASDLGVNRNSLRTWLDAFGTGTKTNANGEKVASPIAAANSERTPAQGLSDAERIRMLERENATLREEREILRKAAKYFAEGDELVNRFQFVDDHRDFYEVKRLCEVLKINRSSYYKWKSAAPARRRRLVADAALGARIKAVFTAENGCYGAKRITAAINSDPTSDDRLNHKRTARLMRQMELFGYTKKRRVKTTVSAKRAPTFPDLLARRFTAEKPNTVYVGDITYLPIADGSNMYLATVIDCYSRQLTGFAIAVHMRTELVEEALMMAYGIRGGLDGAIFHSDHGSVYTSDRYRRLCERLGVTQSMGAIGTSADNSLAESFNATLKREVLQDAPVFASQLVCRRDVFQWCSRYNTKRLHSRCGYRSPNAFESSETAILKTASD; encoded by the exons ATGCCACGCAAGACCTACACCGAGCAGTTCAAGCGTGACGCAGTGACGTTGTACGAGTCGACCCCTGGAGCCACGATCAACGCGATCGCCTCCGATCTCGGGGTCAACCGCAACTCCCTGCGCACCTGGCTCGACGCCTTCGGCACCGGCACCAAAACCAACGCCAACGGTGAAAAAGTCGCCAGCCCGATCGCCGCAGCCAACAGCGAACGTACTCCTGCTCAAGGACTCTCCGATGCCGAACGCATCCGCATGCTGGAACGCGAAAACGCCACGCTACGGGAAGAACGAGAGATCCTGCGCAAGGCGGCCAAATATTTCGCGGAAG GAGACGAACTGGTGAACCGCTTTCAGTTCGTTGATGACCACCGAGACTTCTACGAGGTCAAGCGGTTATGTGAGGTCCTGAAGATCAACCGGTCCTCCTACTACAAGTGGAAATCTGCTGCTCCTGCCCGCCGGCGACGCCTCGTCGCTGACGCGGCGCTGGGAGCGAGGATCAAGGCCGTGTTCACAGCTGAGAACGGCTGTTACGGGGCGAAACGCATCACAGCGGCCATCAACTCGGATCCGACCAGCGATGATCGCCTCAATCACAAGCGCACCGCCAGGCTGATGCGCCAGATGGAATTGTTCGGCTACACCAAGAAACGCCGCGTAAAGACCACGGTGTCTGCGAAACGCGCTCCGACGTTTCCGGATCTGCTCGCACGCCGTTTCACCGCGGAGAAACCAAACACGGTCTACGTCGGCGATATCACCTACCTCCCGATTGCAGATGGGTCGAATATGTACCTGGCGACGGTCATCGACTGCTACTCGCGGCAGTTGACCGGTTTCGCGATCGCCGTCCACATGCGTACGGAGTTAGTTGAAGAGGCTTTGATGATGGCTTACGGGATCCGTGGCGGGCTTGACGGAGCGATTTTCCACTCCGATCATGGCAGTGTATACACCTCTGATCGGTACCGAAGACTATGTGAACGTCTCGGTGTTACCCAATCGATGGGAGCAATTGGTACCAGCGCGGATAATTCTCTGGCGGAGTCGTTCAACGCCACGTTGAAACGGGAAGTCCTTCAAGATGCACCTGTTTTCGCCAGTCAGCTGGTGTGTCGCCGGGACGTGTTCCAATGGTGCAGTCGCTACAACACCAAACGCCTGCACTCGAGGTGCGGCTATCGTTCGCCGAACGCCTTTGAATCTTCCGAAACAGCTATACTCAAAACCGCATCTGATTAA
- a CDS encoding JmjC domain-containing protein, translated as MSTASFLKLIGDLQTQLGDNLRSAWSKRTLLCENYIAQVDAETIADCIADIVALPGIRAESIRLAHRGSAVPSFEYVTTGRVGPWSVSDLIDHNRLSSVITERNATLIVDGLDLYDVNFATLHEALNSHFDSIVNLSAILTPRWSKGLSIHIDDEDVIVLQLKGTKDWNIYHPVNFSFLRGRGIEREELTARERSVRLRPGDLMYVPRGAPHVAASGGEGSMHLTIAIERPNLSTLIEKSQYDYPIPGDGYGRAYHMQLLRTVLSVSGGINPDPERVIDDSISPAKVASTLRALTGPLAEDIYFEAVEGFALSASSNSDDGWIVAAVGSTQLHVPSVNAEPLRSLAAGDRVHANSVSNPDSVYLDQLIRLGMIDVVNITR; from the coding sequence ATGAGCACTGCAAGTTTCCTTAAACTTATCGGTGATCTTCAAACTCAGCTTGGCGATAATCTGCGAAGCGCTTGGTCAAAGCGAACATTGTTGTGTGAAAATTATATCGCTCAGGTTGATGCGGAGACTATAGCCGACTGCATCGCAGACATTGTTGCACTGCCCGGCATTAGAGCAGAGTCAATTCGCCTTGCACACCGCGGAAGCGCGGTGCCTTCCTTTGAATACGTAACTACGGGTCGAGTCGGTCCATGGTCTGTTTCGGACCTGATCGACCACAATCGTCTGAGCTCCGTCATCACCGAGCGGAACGCGACGCTGATTGTGGATGGTCTCGACCTTTACGATGTGAACTTTGCGACGCTCCATGAGGCCCTTAACAGTCACTTCGACTCCATAGTCAACCTTTCTGCGATTTTGACTCCACGGTGGTCGAAGGGGCTATCTATCCATATCGATGATGAGGATGTTATTGTTCTTCAGCTCAAAGGAACTAAGGATTGGAATATTTACCATCCTGTCAATTTCAGTTTCCTTCGCGGCCGTGGAATTGAACGCGAGGAGTTAACGGCCAGAGAGCGATCTGTTCGTCTGCGGCCCGGTGACTTGATGTATGTGCCACGAGGTGCGCCACATGTGGCAGCTTCAGGAGGGGAAGGGTCCATGCACCTCACCATAGCTATTGAACGGCCTAATCTCTCCACACTGATCGAAAAGTCCCAATACGATTATCCGATACCGGGCGATGGGTATGGTCGTGCGTACCATATGCAGCTTTTGAGAACTGTGCTGTCTGTCTCCGGGGGGATCAATCCGGATCCTGAAAGAGTTATAGACGACAGCATTTCTCCTGCGAAGGTGGCGTCGACATTGCGAGCCTTGACGGGGCCACTTGCAGAGGATATTTACTTTGAGGCGGTAGAAGGGTTTGCTCTTTCTGCCTCTTCGAATTCTGATGACGGTTGGATCGTCGCGGCAGTTGGCAGTACGCAACTGCACGTTCCTTCAGTGAACGCGGAACCATTGCGTTCCCTTGCTGCGGGAGACCGCGTGCACGCCAATAGCGTCTCGAACCCCGACTCTGTGTACTTGGATCAACTGATTCGATTAGGCATGATTGATGTGGTGAATATCACCCGATGA
- a CDS encoding MFS transporter — MVERYLTSPAKCWFQRVHHQGVRSRGASASQVAMISMAESLAVILFGLLAGSVADLPNRRHLLIGLNLTRAVVIMVIPTAFFLGYESLGVVLAVVFLTAGLGVVFDGAMSGYIRDLVPTPLLVRANGYMQATQSTGEVGGPSLAGALVSLTTAPLAIIVNAFSYLASALFIAFTAPATSSTNGPEQPGKRANYAASRAAVTSGIRLVWKTPVIRATTASATHFNFFTSMFFALYLFHLVSTLQLPPLILGIIFTGGGIGGVAAGLLISRISSHLPTYSLLVATFGIPGLSAAAVARTDTQNIGSITLLVAASAMWSFCVVVNMSLCESLKQVAVRSDQIGRTTAAVRAISWGVELLGAGIAWLFTSQFATDAATIMTWAWTGLRFSGHLT; from the coding sequence ATGGTGGAAAGGTACCTCACTTCCCCAGCGAAATGCTGGTTTCAGCGTGTCCACCACCAAGGGGTCAGGTCCCGGGGAGCTAGCGCTTCGCAAGTGGCAATGATCAGCATGGCGGAATCACTTGCGGTCATTTTATTCGGTCTCCTCGCCGGAAGCGTTGCTGATTTGCCAAACCGACGGCATCTGCTAATAGGTCTCAACCTAACTAGGGCCGTGGTGATCATGGTGATACCAACCGCGTTTTTTCTTGGGTACGAGTCACTTGGAGTGGTTCTTGCTGTCGTTTTCCTCACCGCAGGACTGGGTGTTGTCTTTGACGGTGCCATGTCCGGATACATCCGCGACTTGGTCCCCACTCCACTTCTGGTGCGAGCGAATGGGTACATGCAGGCAACACAATCCACTGGAGAAGTCGGAGGGCCAAGCCTGGCAGGAGCACTTGTCTCTCTAACGACAGCTCCACTCGCGATCATCGTTAACGCATTCTCGTACCTCGCATCAGCATTGTTCATAGCATTCACCGCGCCAGCAACCTCTTCTACCAATGGCCCAGAACAACCCGGCAAACGGGCAAACTATGCCGCTTCTAGGGCAGCCGTCACCTCGGGAATCAGACTGGTGTGGAAAACGCCGGTGATCCGCGCCACCACTGCGAGCGCTACTCACTTCAATTTTTTTACCAGTATGTTCTTCGCGCTGTATTTGTTCCACTTAGTCTCGACACTGCAGCTGCCTCCTCTTATTTTAGGAATTATTTTTACTGGTGGCGGAATCGGTGGCGTTGCCGCAGGACTGTTGATATCCCGCATCAGTTCGCATCTACCGACCTACAGCCTGCTAGTAGCTACCTTTGGCATCCCAGGCCTGTCGGCGGCTGCGGTCGCAAGAACTGATACGCAGAACATTGGCTCTATCACGCTTCTGGTTGCGGCCTCAGCTATGTGGTCGTTTTGTGTGGTGGTGAATATGTCTTTATGCGAGTCTTTGAAGCAAGTTGCCGTCAGATCTGACCAGATAGGACGGACAACTGCTGCAGTTCGAGCGATAAGTTGGGGAGTTGAACTTCTCGGCGCTGGAATAGCGTGGTTGTTTACCTCGCAGTTTGCAACCGATGCCGCTACAATCATGACTTGGGCTTGGACTGGGCTGCGTTTTTCGGGCCACTTGACTTGA